Proteins found in one Lepeophtheirus salmonis chromosome 9, UVic_Lsal_1.4, whole genome shotgun sequence genomic segment:
- the LOC121124570 gene encoding uncharacterized protein, with protein sequence MKCFIIVALVLVGVTTSEVSKPSFLFQGSWLEMKERRSGTVEYLMKLGVSKANATAYSKGPITMQCIQLTEEGYKITGIQPSGTPYNASITWRKEGKRPYTSSGVEMKFDAEVLKDNATNYKLMRFNAYDKTSGSLVFFTQRSFTSEGYMNYSHTIAATKQTAYTLYQKQV encoded by the exons ATGAAGTGTTTTATCATTGTAGCTCTTGTCTTGGTTGGAGTAACCACTTCTGAGGTTTCCAA GCCATCCTTTTTGTTTCAAGGATCATGGcttgaaatgaaagaaagacGAAGTGGTACAGTAGAGTATTTAATGAAGCTCGGTGTTAGCAAGGCAAATGCCACTGCATATAGCAAAGGTCCAATAACGATGCAATGTATTCAACTAACTGAAGAGGGTTACAAAATTACAGGAATAC AGCCCAGTGGTACTCCCTACAATGCCTCTATAACATGGagaaaggaaggaaaaaggCCATACACATCTTCAGGAgttgaaatgaaatttgatgCAGAGGTTTTGAAAGACAATGCTACAAATTATAAGCTAATGCGTTTCAATGCTTATGACAAAACATCAGGCTCTCTGGTTTTCTTCACTCAACGGTCCTTTACGAGTGAAGGGTACATGAATTATAGTCATACAATTGCTGCAACGAAGCAGACCGCTTACACTCTCTACCAAAAACAGGTGTAA